Proteins from one Arcobacter sp. F2176 genomic window:
- a CDS encoding PP2C family serine/threonine-protein phosphatase — protein sequence MGFKSYCFTHPGHLRTLNEDSFYINDEKKLWVVCDGMGGHEEGNFASHLITDIFEYFPLEGSFENKIEMINKQIKIIHNLLENKVEKMGGNITIGSTLMLLHIEDDKGVCIHMGDTRCYCLQNGTLRTITKDHAIQINDFYGSRRYLTSALSAPGNLIIETTRFTVYKEDVFLICTDGLYDYISNKIIKEAMSQENKEEALFKLKQSVLITSAEDNITVTIIENI from the coding sequence ATGGGTTTTAAAAGTTATTGCTTTACTCACCCTGGACACTTGAGAACATTAAACGAAGATTCTTTTTATATAAATGATGAAAAAAAACTTTGGGTTGTATGTGATGGAATGGGAGGACATGAAGAAGGAAATTTTGCAAGTCACTTAATAACTGATATTTTTGAGTACTTTCCCTTAGAAGGCAGTTTTGAAAATAAAATTGAGATGATAAACAAACAGATAAAAATTATTCATAATTTATTAGAAAATAAAGTAGAAAAAATGGGTGGAAATATAACTATTGGTTCAACTTTAATGTTATTACATATTGAAGATGATAAAGGTGTTTGTATTCATATGGGAGATACTAGATGTTATTGTTTACAAAATGGCACTTTAAGAACTATTACTAAAGATCATGCTATTCAAATAAATGATTTTTATGGATCAAGAAGATATTTAACATCTGCACTTTCTGCTCCTGGAAATTTGATTATTGAAACTACCAGATTTACTGTTTATAAAGAAGATGTTTTTTTAATTTGTACTGATGGATTATATGATTATATTTCAAATAAAATTATAAAAGAAGCAATGTCTCAAGAGAATAAAGAAGAGGCTTTGTTCAAGCTAAAACAAAGTGTTTTAATAACTTCTGCAGAAGATAATATTACAGTAACAATAATTGAGAATATATGA
- the tssM gene encoding type VI secretion system membrane subunit TssM — MKKPFYKNIIFWIIFVSFIISLLIIFLFPYLFDSFKELNFRLLLSFSLFFGTIIAILLYIVFKKEETQEILKERAEQKELENEYKKIISEKVKDLKTKFKDAVRIIKKSSLYKNRSKINYELPWYLVIGDKAEGKSTLLESSGLNFPLNVNFEKRIAIEETTTKSFQWYFSEKSVFVDIPGNYIELNENPEDKIIWKEFLKLFTKKRWRRPINGIILTISVDRLLKNEKELEKYAKDLRDRFDELSVSFMSSIPIYLMITKLDKIEGFSEYFINLSENEKDEILGVTFDENKKNIDSNISKIELESLLKKLNSSVLEKMHFEWEKENRSKVFLFTEYLSDLFNKTNLFVDICFSQTRYRKPLLLRGIYYTSTPCSDNHQQLVSIDNLEYARDKKGLFIRKVLSDIIFPESETIKMDDNYRKKVKKNQTIALIVSFVFTAFVSTFYINDFLNQNNSLRKMEKTFEVYKVAKNKFLPSDKVDDILILLNNIERIRKYNDIQDKNFWNLLFNKSEERHDELTKIYYNDLLTFLLPRIATVMEQNISKDLNDFDSTWDNTKAYVMLENKQHRNSKFLSKYMAEEWSKRYPYNTKVQSELNYHFSQLLDFGFRPYSLNVDILKVARDRLTKIGSERLTYKELILKSKEMKLEPFKFSSVMLNNINEFKKNDYEIPGFYTKNGFNILMKEGMSLTKNILLNNWVIGKKTNLSPIEISKHYQKVLGLYFLDYKEYWLNALSNLAIPIKTNTSSLNAQLAVFSSSDSPVLSVLKALKENTDIYTPSEIIKMKSSKSNVSNQIINATVSGQIGKTIAKEALTDIENEVDNKSIESLRNFFKDYTALINKENSPNAILQNSINKLSNIYQLMSSIYSSINPDFDAYKIINNRINGNTTSFTNDLNKLPLYVKNWYLQLLRSNWDNILRYGKNYIEKRFKEDVYSFYKNNLINKYPIDRKSSTYVRLDDFSEFFKPKGILDSFYNDYISNMVSINSQFNSYSPKVLDGSIMNFNKSFMIGLLKSLKIRNLFFTNSGILKIEGNIKPYVLASNLATMDFFYDDDSIIYEHGPIKTTKIVWPPKSSNYIVKFDLFDLSNNSVVEHYLDNEWALFKIIDTFRISRNLNNSIILKYSNKKFTGSYYLSGDLSNIFGTSNLLSNFNLSEKL; from the coding sequence ATGAAAAAACCTTTTTATAAAAATATTATATTTTGGATAATATTTGTTTCATTTATTATTTCTTTATTAATTATATTTCTATTCCCTTATTTATTTGATTCTTTTAAAGAATTAAATTTTAGATTATTACTCTCTTTTAGTCTATTTTTTGGCACAATAATAGCAATATTACTCTATATTGTGTTTAAAAAAGAAGAAACTCAAGAAATATTAAAAGAAAGAGCGGAACAAAAAGAACTAGAGAATGAATACAAAAAAATTATTTCAGAGAAAGTCAAAGATTTAAAAACAAAATTTAAAGATGCAGTAAGAATAATCAAAAAATCTTCTCTTTATAAAAATAGAAGCAAAATTAATTATGAGTTACCTTGGTATCTTGTAATAGGCGATAAAGCAGAAGGAAAATCAACATTATTAGAATCTTCAGGATTAAACTTTCCTTTAAATGTAAATTTTGAAAAAAGAATAGCAATAGAAGAGACAACTACAAAATCTTTTCAATGGTATTTTTCTGAAAAATCTGTTTTTGTAGATATTCCAGGAAATTATATTGAATTAAATGAGAATCCAGAAGATAAAATTATTTGGAAAGAATTTTTAAAATTATTTACAAAAAAAAGATGGAGAAGACCAATCAATGGAATCATCTTAACAATTAGTGTTGATAGATTATTAAAAAATGAAAAAGAACTAGAAAAATATGCGAAAGACTTAAGAGACAGATTTGATGAGTTATCCGTATCATTTATGTCTAGTATCCCTATTTATTTGATGATAACAAAGCTAGATAAAATAGAAGGATTTAGTGAATATTTTATTAATTTATCAGAAAATGAAAAAGATGAAATATTAGGAGTTACATTTGATGAAAATAAAAAAAATATTGATTCAAATATTTCAAAAATTGAACTTGAAAGTCTACTAAAAAAACTAAATAGTTCAGTATTAGAAAAGATGCATTTTGAATGGGAAAAAGAAAATAGATCTAAAGTATTTTTATTTACAGAATATTTATCTGACTTATTTAATAAAACAAACCTTTTTGTTGATATTTGTTTCTCACAAACAAGATATAGAAAACCGTTACTTTTAAGAGGTATTTATTACACAAGTACTCCGTGTAGTGATAATCATCAACAATTAGTTTCAATTGATAATTTAGAATATGCAAGAGATAAAAAAGGTCTATTTATTAGAAAAGTCTTAAGTGATATTATTTTCCCTGAATCAGAAACAATAAAAATGGATGATAACTATCGAAAAAAAGTAAAAAAGAATCAAACTATTGCGTTGATAGTTTCATTTGTATTTACAGCATTTGTTAGTACTTTTTATATTAATGATTTCCTCAATCAAAATAACAGTTTAAGAAAGATGGAAAAAACCTTTGAAGTATATAAAGTCGCTAAAAATAAATTTCTACCTTCAGATAAAGTTGATGATATTTTAATTTTATTAAATAATATAGAAAGAATTAGAAAATATAATGATATTCAAGATAAAAATTTTTGGAATTTGTTATTTAATAAATCAGAAGAGAGACATGATGAACTAACAAAAATTTATTATAATGATCTATTAACTTTTTTACTACCAAGAATAGCTACAGTTATGGAACAAAATATTTCAAAAGACTTAAATGATTTTGATTCAACTTGGGATAATACAAAAGCATATGTAATGCTTGAAAATAAACAACATCGAAATAGTAAGTTCTTATCTAAATATATGGCAGAAGAGTGGAGTAAACGATACCCTTATAACACTAAAGTACAAAGTGAATTAAACTATCACTTCTCACAATTATTAGATTTTGGGTTTCGTCCTTATTCTCTAAATGTAGATATATTAAAAGTAGCAAGAGATAGACTTACAAAAATAGGCTCAGAGAGGTTAACGTATAAAGAATTAATTTTAAAATCAAAAGAGATGAAACTAGAACCTTTTAAATTTTCTTCTGTTATGTTAAATAATATAAATGAATTCAAAAAAAATGACTATGAAATACCTGGTTTTTATACAAAAAATGGGTTTAATATTTTGATGAAAGAGGGTATGTCTCTGACAAAAAACATATTATTAAATAATTGGGTTATAGGTAAAAAAACAAATCTTAGTCCTATTGAGATTAGTAAACACTACCAAAAAGTTTTAGGTTTGTATTTTTTAGATTATAAAGAATACTGGCTAAATGCACTTAGTAATCTTGCTATTCCTATTAAGACTAATACCTCAAGTTTAAATGCCCAATTAGCTGTATTTTCATCTTCAGATTCACCAGTATTATCTGTATTAAAAGCTTTAAAAGAAAATACTGATATTTACACTCCAAGTGAAATTATAAAAATGAAATCGAGTAAAAGTAATGTTTCTAACCAAATTATAAATGCAACTGTTAGTGGTCAAATTGGAAAAACTATTGCAAAAGAAGCACTAACTGACATTGAAAATGAAGTAGACAATAAAAGTATAGAAAGCTTGAGAAACTTTTTCAAAGATTATACAGCCTTAATAAATAAGGAAAATTCACCTAATGCTATTTTACAAAATTCAATTAATAAATTAAGTAATATTTATCAATTGATGTCGTCAATTTATAGTAGTATAAATCCAGATTTTGATGCTTATAAAATAATAAATAATAGGATAAATGGAAATACTACCTCTTTTACAAATGATTTAAATAAACTACCTTTATATGTTAAAAATTGGTATTTACAATTACTTCGTTCAAATTGGGATAATATTTTAAGATATGGCAAAAACTACATCGAAAAAAGATTTAAAGAGGATGTCTATTCTTTCTATAAAAATAACTTAATAAATAAATATCCAATAGATAGGAAAAGCTCTACTTATGTAAGATTAGATGACTTTAGTGAATTCTTTAAACCAAAAGGAATTCTTGATTCATTTTATAATGATTATATTTCAAATATGGTTTCTATTAATTCTCAATTTAATAGTTATTCACCTAAAGTCTTAGATGGAAGTATCATGAATTTCAATAAAAGTTTCATGATTGGATTATTAAAATCGCTTAAAATAAGAAATCTATTTTTTACAAACTCAGGTATTCTAAAAATAGAAGGGAATATTAAACCTTATGTTTTAGCTTCTAATTTAGCCACTATGGACTTCTTTTACGATGATGACTCTATTATTTATGAACATGGACCAATAAAAACTACTAAAATTGTTTGGCCACCAAAATCATCAAATTATATTGTGAAGTTTGATTTATTTGATTTATCAAATAATTCTGTTGTTGAACACTATTTAGATAATGAATGGGCTTTATTTAAAATAATAGATACATTTAGAATTTCAAGAAATCTAAATAATTCAATAATATTGAAATATTCAAATAAAAAATTCACAGGTTCATATTATTTAAGTGGAGATTTAAGTAATATATTTGGTACAAGCAATTTATTGTCTAACTTTAATTTAAGTGAAAAACTATAA